One genomic region from Nostoc sphaeroides encodes:
- a CDS encoding ferrochelatase has translation MVATPEKVQHTHEHLSGKERVAVLLMGYGEVESYEDFANYNEQALNLLTAKFAPVPTWIYPPLAKLLALFDRHEWGHTHHDFISPHNAIFEQQRAGIEKNLQEKWGDKVQVFKAFNFCAPFLPNQVLAEIKNQGFEKLLIYPLLVVDSIFTSGIAIEQVNNALVELADGEEHWVKAQRYIPSFFNEPAYIDLMAHLVEEKIAELGAAYLPSQIGIVLMNHGCPHKAKGFTSGIAESEAMYDLVRDKLINRYPLISVGWLNHDTPLIDWTQPNAEQAANNLIQLGAKVVIFMPIGFATENHETLLDVHHIIHALEKQHPGTNYVQMACVNDHPEFLAMVAQWADAHIAELLSQALAVNPQLAGDHHHHHHHHH, from the coding sequence GTGGTTGCCACGCCGGAAAAAGTACAACACACCCACGAGCATCTATCAGGTAAAGAACGTGTAGCCGTACTGCTTATGGGCTACGGCGAAGTCGAAAGCTACGAAGATTTCGCCAACTATAACGAACAGGCTTTAAATCTACTGACAGCAAAGTTCGCACCAGTGCCAACCTGGATTTATCCCCCTCTGGCAAAGCTTTTGGCGCTATTTGACCGCCATGAGTGGGGACACACACACCACGATTTTATTTCCCCACACAATGCCATTTTTGAACAGCAACGGGCTGGTATCGAAAAGAATTTACAAGAAAAATGGGGTGATAAGGTTCAAGTTTTCAAGGCTTTCAACTTCTGCGCCCCTTTTTTACCTAATCAAGTTTTAGCAGAAATCAAAAACCAAGGCTTCGAGAAGCTACTAATCTACCCACTGCTGGTTGTTGATTCTATTTTTACCAGTGGGATTGCGATCGAGCAAGTTAACAATGCTCTTGTTGAGTTGGCTGATGGTGAAGAACACTGGGTTAAAGCACAGCGTTATATTCCTTCTTTCTTCAACGAACCAGCTTACATCGATTTGATGGCTCATCTGGTTGAAGAGAAAATTGCTGAGTTAGGTGCAGCTTACCTACCTTCTCAAATCGGTATTGTGTTAATGAATCACGGCTGTCCCCACAAAGCTAAAGGCTTTACTTCTGGGATTGCCGAAAGTGAAGCAATGTACGATTTAGTTCGGGATAAGTTGATTAATCGTTATCCTTTAATCTCGGTGGGTTGGCTCAACCATGACACACCGCTAATTGATTGGACACAGCCAAATGCAGAGCAAGCGGCAAATAACCTGATTCAACTGGGTGCAAAAGTGGTAATTTTTATGCCAATTGGCTTTGCCACAGAAAACCACGAAACTTTATTGGATGTACACCATATCATCCATGCTTTGGAAAAACAGCATCCTGGTACGAACTACGTGCAAATGGCTTGCGTTAATGATCATCCAGAATTTTTGGCAATGGTAGCCCAATGGGCTGATGCTCATATTGCAGAGTTGTTGTCACAAGCTTTGGCAGTTAATCCCCAACTCGCTGGGGATCATCATCACCACCATCACCACCATCATTAA